One Chlorobaculum limnaeum genomic window carries:
- a CDS encoding sirohydrochlorin cobaltochelatase has protein sequence MSKHKKRSQINKKAILLAHFGTTYPSALKSLENIRRQVRAQIPGIEVRHCFTSNMVRNIWSARRRDPGKWLDEGVADEFLNVQGFLGAIGNLQDGNYRTVIVQPTHMYHGEQFEDLKSYVSALQSIRTIKRVWSPFEKVVLSRPALGTCGVEHDYAEDIEQVAGLFDDDVERARQLDAALVCVAHGNDFFSSGAFHETCQVMRSRYPGAQIHIGMVEGRPGVEEIVGEVTGSGRKAVLLRPFMITAGDHAHNDIADDDPGSWKGAFEAAGCRVETRMEGLGSDDRFAAIFARRILETAEDHGIDLLS, from the coding sequence ATGAGTAAACACAAAAAGCGTTCGCAGATCAACAAGAAGGCGATTCTGCTTGCCCATTTTGGCACCACTTACCCTTCGGCGCTCAAGTCGCTGGAGAACATCCGGCGGCAGGTGCGGGCGCAGATTCCCGGCATCGAAGTACGGCACTGCTTCACCTCGAACATGGTGCGCAACATCTGGTCGGCGCGTCGTCGCGATCCCGGGAAGTGGCTCGACGAGGGGGTGGCGGACGAGTTCCTGAACGTGCAGGGGTTCCTCGGCGCGATCGGCAACTTGCAGGACGGCAACTACCGGACGGTCATCGTGCAGCCGACGCACATGTACCACGGCGAGCAGTTCGAGGATCTGAAATCCTACGTCTCGGCGCTCCAGTCGATCCGCACCATCAAGCGGGTCTGGTCGCCCTTCGAGAAGGTGGTGCTCTCGCGCCCGGCGCTCGGCACTTGCGGCGTGGAGCACGACTACGCGGAGGACATCGAACAGGTGGCCGGGCTGTTCGACGACGATGTCGAACGCGCCCGCCAGCTCGACGCGGCGCTGGTCTGTGTGGCGCACGGCAACGATTTCTTTTCGTCGGGCGCGTTTCACGAAACCTGCCAGGTGATGCGCAGCCGCTATCCGGGCGCACAGATTCACATCGGCATGGTCGAGGGGCGGCCTGGCGTGGAGGAGATCGTCGGCGAGGTGACGGGCAGCGGACGCAAGGCGGTGCTGCTGCGCCCGTTCATGATTACGGCGGGCGACCACGCGCACAACGACATTGCCGACGACGATCCCGGCTCGTGGAAGGGTGCGTTCGAGGCCGCCGGATGCCGCGTCGAGACCCGCATGGAGGGACTCGGCTCGGACGACCGCTTCGCCGCGATCTTCGCCCGCCGGATTCTCGAAACCGCCGAAGACCACGGCATCGACCTGTTGTCGTGA
- the cobA gene encoding uroporphyrinogen-III C-methyltransferase: MEHSGKVWLVGAGPGDPELLTVRAQRLLQSADVVLHDALVSPEILALLSPGAEKIAVGKRNGDGKDQTDRQRQINGLLVRYACEGKCVVRLKAGDPFMFGRGIEEVRALEAAGAPCEVVPGITAGIAAAELCRIPLTERYRNTSALFCTGQTADYSLSHFSAVIELMKAGTPLVMYMGFEHLDRIVGRFIESGLSPELPACAVSRVSRSDQALVAATLGTIVEQLRVRELPLPVVFIIGEHAIPEKGGEQYPSGRNHNEQS; the protein is encoded by the coding sequence ATGGAACATAGTGGCAAGGTCTGGCTGGTCGGAGCCGGGCCGGGCGATCCGGAGCTGCTGACCGTGCGGGCGCAGCGGCTGCTGCAATCGGCTGATGTGGTGCTGCACGACGCGCTCGTCAGTCCGGAAATCCTCGCCCTGCTGTCGCCCGGCGCGGAGAAGATCGCCGTCGGCAAGCGCAACGGCGACGGCAAGGATCAGACCGACCGGCAGAGGCAGATCAACGGCCTGCTTGTCCGGTACGCTTGCGAGGGCAAATGCGTCGTCCGGCTGAAGGCGGGCGACCCCTTCATGTTCGGGCGCGGCATCGAGGAGGTGCGCGCGCTCGAGGCCGCCGGAGCGCCGTGCGAGGTGGTGCCGGGCATCACGGCGGGCATCGCCGCTGCAGAGCTTTGCCGGATACCGCTGACCGAGCGCTACCGGAACACCTCGGCGCTCTTCTGCACCGGCCAGACGGCGGACTACTCGCTGTCACACTTCTCGGCGGTGATCGAGCTGATGAAGGCGGGCACACCGCTGGTGATGTACATGGGCTTCGAGCATCTCGACAGGATCGTCGGGCGCTTCATCGAGTCCGGCCTGTCGCCGGAGCTACCGGCGTGCGCGGTCTCGCGCGTCTCGCGGAGCGATCAGGCGCTGGTCGCGGCCACGCTCGGCACGATTGTCGAGCAGCTCCGTGTGCGCGAACTGCCCCTGCCGGTGGTGTTCATCATCGGCGAACACGCCATCCCGGAAAAGGGCGGTGAACAATATCCGTCCGGTCGAAATCACAATGAACAGTCATGA
- a CDS encoding ATP-binding cassette domain-containing protein, whose product MASPNMLRTEALRCVWPDGTVALDGLDLSIRAAQVTALLGGNGAGKSSLLLSFNGILKPRSGRVLLRDQPLDHSANGLKVLRQEVGILFQNPDVQLFASSVYEDISFGLCNLGLPEPEARRRIEAAMELVGITALARKPVHHLSFGQKKRVALAGVLAMEPSVLLLDEPTAGLDPKGADEIMRFIRELQRSSAMTVVVATHDIEMVPLFCDRACVLDRGRVLFEGEVASMFEHRDLVRQAGLRLPRIAHLIEILVTKDGFDLTGTAMTISAARKILKSMKEERELNGT is encoded by the coding sequence ATGGCGTCGCCGAACATGCTTCGCACGGAGGCGCTCCGGTGCGTCTGGCCGGATGGCACGGTGGCGCTCGACGGCCTCGATCTTTCGATCCGCGCGGCGCAGGTGACGGCGCTGCTCGGCGGCAACGGCGCGGGCAAGTCTTCGCTTCTGCTCAGCTTCAACGGCATCCTGAAGCCGCGCTCGGGCCGGGTGCTGCTGCGCGATCAGCCGCTCGACCACTCCGCCAATGGCTTGAAAGTGCTGCGGCAGGAGGTCGGCATCCTCTTCCAGAACCCCGACGTGCAGCTTTTCGCGTCGAGCGTTTACGAAGACATCTCCTTCGGCCTCTGCAATCTCGGCCTGCCGGAGCCGGAGGCACGGCGGCGGATCGAGGCGGCGATGGAGCTTGTCGGCATCACGGCGCTGGCTCGCAAGCCGGTGCACCACCTCAGCTTCGGGCAAAAGAAGCGGGTGGCGCTGGCCGGGGTGCTGGCGATGGAGCCGTCGGTGCTCCTGCTCGACGAGCCGACGGCGGGCCTCGATCCGAAGGGCGCGGACGAGATCATGCGCTTCATCCGCGAGCTGCAACGCTCCTCCGCCATGACGGTGGTGGTCGCCACGCACGACATCGAGATGGTGCCGCTCTTCTGCGACCGCGCCTGCGTGTTGGATCGGGGCCGGGTGCTCTTCGAGGGCGAGGTCGCCTCGATGTTCGAGCATCGCGATCTCGTGCGGCAGGCCGGGCTTCGCCTGCCGCGCATCGCGCATCTGATCGAGATTCTCGTCACAAAAGACGGTTTCGACTTGACCGGTACGGCCATGACGATCAGCGCGGCCAGAAAGATTCTGAAGTCGATGAAGGAAGAACGGGAGCTCAATGGAACATAG
- the cbiQ gene encoding cobalt ECF transporter T component CbiQ: MTLDEHAARSRLRDVAPGFKLLCALPPIAMVLWADSVLFSLLVFALMSASLMLKGGVRPADYLRWLLLPAGFLVIGTAAVAVDASASQGAFIVSAPVGGAYIGITSAGVAMAAHLCFRALASVSCLYFIAFTTPVADLGRSMASVGLPPLLVEMTLLVYRFVFLLFGTASEMATAQRSRLGYTGAASSYRALSALASNLFVFSARRAEELYVAMECRGYDGSIRVLTPSSGARQPSLAGLALLEVALLSAAIATHFGRLF; encoded by the coding sequence ATGACGCTCGACGAACACGCCGCGCGATCCCGGCTGCGCGATGTCGCGCCGGGCTTCAAGCTGCTCTGCGCGCTGCCGCCCATCGCGATGGTGCTGTGGGCGGACTCCGTGCTGTTCTCGCTGCTGGTGTTCGCGCTGATGAGCGCGTCGCTCATGCTGAAAGGGGGCGTCCGTCCCGCCGACTACCTCCGCTGGCTGCTGCTTCCGGCGGGATTTCTGGTGATCGGCACGGCGGCGGTGGCCGTCGATGCCTCCGCATCTCAGGGGGCATTCATCGTCTCCGCGCCGGTCGGCGGAGCGTACATCGGCATCACCTCCGCCGGAGTCGCGATGGCTGCGCATCTCTGTTTCAGGGCGCTCGCGTCGGTCTCGTGCCTTTACTTCATCGCCTTTACGACGCCGGTCGCCGATCTCGGTCGCTCAATGGCTTCTGTCGGTCTCCCGCCGCTGCTTGTCGAGATGACGCTGCTCGTCTATCGCTTCGTGTTCCTGCTCTTCGGAACAGCTTCGGAGATGGCCACCGCGCAGCGCTCGCGGCTCGGCTATACCGGAGCCGCCTCGTCCTATCGTGCGCTCTCCGCGCTCGCCTCGAATCTCTTCGTGTTTTCGGCAAGGCGCGCCGAGGAGCTGTACGTGGCGATGGAGTGCCGGGGCTACGACGGCTCGATCCGCGTGCTGACTCCGTCGAGCGGGGCGCGGCAGCCGTCGCTTGCGGGCCTCGCGCTGCTGGAGGTGGCGTTGCTTTCCGCCGCCATCGCAACGCACTTCGGGAGGCTCTTCTGA
- a CDS encoding energy-coupling factor ABC transporter substrate-binding protein — protein MKRSILKNLLLAALVIALAAVPLMTLKHAEFSGSDGQAEEAISELYPGYKPWFAPFWEPPGGEIESLLFALQAALGAGVLGYGLGFLRGKHESAGAGQP, from the coding sequence ATGAAACGCTCGATCCTGAAGAATCTCCTGCTTGCGGCGCTGGTGATTGCGCTCGCCGCGGTGCCGCTGATGACGCTCAAACATGCGGAATTCAGCGGTTCGGACGGTCAGGCCGAGGAGGCGATCTCGGAGCTGTATCCCGGTTACAAGCCGTGGTTCGCGCCCTTCTGGGAGCCGCCGGGAGGCGAGATCGAGAGCCTGCTCTTTGCGTTGCAGGCGGCGCTCGGCGCGGGTGTGCTGGGCTACGGCCTCGGATTTCTGCGGGGCAAGCATGAATCCGCCGGTGCGGGGCAGCCGTGA
- a CDS encoding energy-coupling factor ABC transporter permease, which produces MKTMKFRFVAVPSMTAAILALGSGDAFAMHIMEGFLPPSWSLFWTAVSLPFFVLGFRSMRRIVADNPRMKLLLAMAGAFAFVLSSLKIPSVTGSCSHPTGVGLGAIMFGPSVMSVLGGIVLLFQALLLAHGGLTTLGANLFSMGIAGPFVSYGIYKLADGMKAPRSMAVFLGAALGDLVTYVVTSLQLAAAFPSTTGGFAAAMFKFLGIFAVTQVPLAVSEGILTVMVWNAIRSYAGETMFSSATLSGEVK; this is translated from the coding sequence ATGAAAACCATGAAATTCCGTTTTGTCGCCGTGCCTTCGATGACTGCGGCCATTCTGGCGCTCGGCAGTGGCGATGCTTTTGCGATGCACATCATGGAGGGGTTCCTGCCCCCTTCGTGGAGCCTGTTCTGGACGGCGGTGTCGCTGCCCTTTTTCGTGCTCGGCTTCCGTTCGATGCGCCGGATCGTGGCCGACAATCCGCGCATGAAGCTGCTTTTGGCGATGGCCGGAGCGTTCGCGTTCGTGCTTTCGTCGCTCAAGATTCCCTCTGTGACCGGGAGCTGCTCGCACCCGACCGGCGTGGGACTCGGGGCGATCATGTTCGGGCCGTCGGTGATGAGCGTGCTCGGCGGCATCGTGCTGCTCTTCCAGGCGCTGCTGCTCGCGCATGGCGGCCTGACGACGCTCGGCGCGAACCTCTTTTCGATGGGCATCGCCGGGCCGTTTGTGTCGTACGGTATCTACAAACTCGCCGACGGCATGAAGGCTCCACGCTCAATGGCGGTTTTTCTCGGCGCGGCGCTTGGCGATCTGGTGACCTACGTCGTCACCTCGCTCCAGCTCGCTGCGGCTTTTCCTTCGACGACCGGCGGGTTTGCCGCAGCCATGTTCAAGTTCCTCGGCATCTTCGCCGTGACGCAGGTGCCGCTCGCCGTGAGCGAGGGCATCCTGACGGTGATGGTCTGGAACGCCATCCGCTCGTATGCCGGTGAGACCATGTTCAGTTCTGCAACGCTTTCCGGGGAGGTGAAGTGA
- a CDS encoding transporter: MKKHVMAAALLCCAAPAYAAHPLVTDDTGTQGAGGWQVECTTGFSSNRENDGGIRIKERETEAAMVVSYGISEGIDIVAGLPYLWYQVKENQLVTADESGIGDMTLELKWRFCENEKNGFSLALKPGISLPTGDADKGLGTGRVTGGAVLIATKEFGPLTLHANAGYHRNAYELDEDSSSCNKDIWNASFAGEYAVSDKLRAVADIGIETAEERGSRTHPAFVVGGLIYSVTENFDFDLGIKGGLNDAEPDTAVLLGVAVRFN, encoded by the coding sequence ATGAAAAAACATGTTATGGCGGCAGCTTTGCTGTGCTGCGCCGCTCCGGCTTATGCGGCCCATCCGCTCGTTACTGACGATACCGGCACCCAGGGCGCTGGCGGCTGGCAGGTCGAATGCACGACCGGATTTTCCTCCAACCGTGAAAACGACGGCGGAATCAGGATAAAAGAGCGCGAAACCGAGGCTGCGATGGTGGTTTCCTACGGTATATCGGAAGGCATCGACATCGTTGCCGGTTTGCCGTACCTGTGGTATCAGGTGAAGGAAAATCAACTGGTTACCGCCGATGAAAGCGGCATCGGTGATATGACGCTCGAACTCAAGTGGCGGTTCTGCGAAAACGAAAAGAACGGCTTCAGCCTTGCCCTGAAGCCCGGTATCTCCCTTCCGACCGGTGACGCCGACAAAGGCCTCGGCACCGGGCGGGTGACCGGCGGCGCGGTGCTGATCGCCACGAAAGAGTTCGGCCCGCTGACGCTCCATGCCAATGCAGGCTACCATCGCAACGCTTACGAACTCGACGAGGATTCTTCGAGCTGCAACAAGGATATCTGGAACGCATCCTTCGCGGGCGAATATGCGGTTTCGGACAAGCTCAGGGCGGTTGCCGACATCGGCATCGAAACCGCCGAAGAGAGAGGGTCGCGAACGCATCCCGCATTCGTGGTGGGCGGCTTGATCTACAGCGTTACCGAAAACTTCGATTTCGATCTTGGCATCAAGGGCGGTCTGAACGATGCCGAACCAGATACGGCTGTGCTGCTTGGCGTGGCCGTGCGATTCAATTAA
- a CDS encoding class I SAM-dependent methyltransferase has product MSDNATDRFFGYLNWLFNPFHGLKTTEVYDLIGTSSLTENALYLNLGYWRDANTIDEASEALALLVAKRGGMGPGDTVLDCGYGFGDQDILWARKMKPEKIIGLNITTSQVERARTRVADAGLEKSIDLREGSATEMPIENESVDLVVSVESAFHYRTREDFFKEAFRVLRRGGRLVTADILPTENSGNPFRRIEQWLSWNLVAGKFNIPQDNYYLIPSYQNKLSKAGFVQIDIKSIRDDVYEPLHEYLAKNRSFVGKMHPLAKIMAQLTLNRSAESVYAGLDYILSYAEKP; this is encoded by the coding sequence ATGTCAGACAACGCAACCGATCGATTTTTCGGATACCTGAACTGGCTTTTCAATCCATTCCACGGGTTGAAGACAACGGAAGTCTATGACTTGATCGGAACCTCCTCTCTTACCGAGAATGCGCTTTATCTGAATCTTGGCTATTGGCGGGATGCGAATACCATTGATGAAGCCAGTGAAGCGCTTGCGCTTCTGGTCGCGAAAAGAGGCGGGATGGGGCCGGGCGATACCGTCCTGGATTGCGGGTACGGTTTTGGCGATCAGGACATCCTGTGGGCCAGGAAAATGAAACCCGAAAAAATCATCGGTCTGAACATTACGACTTCTCAGGTTGAACGCGCCCGGACGAGAGTTGCCGATGCTGGTCTCGAAAAATCAATCGATCTGAGAGAAGGCTCGGCAACAGAGATGCCCATTGAAAATGAATCCGTCGATCTGGTTGTTTCCGTGGAAAGTGCTTTCCACTACAGAACCCGTGAGGATTTTTTCAAGGAAGCTTTCCGAGTTTTGCGTCGAGGCGGAAGGCTTGTGACAGCGGACATTTTGCCAACAGAAAACTCCGGAAATCCCTTCCGTCGAATAGAGCAATGGCTTTCATGGAACCTTGTGGCAGGAAAATTCAATATCCCGCAAGACAACTACTATTTAATCCCATCCTACCAGAACAAGCTCTCGAAAGCCGGATTTGTCCAGATTGACATCAAATCCATCCGTGACGATGTCTATGAACCTCTTCATGAGTATCTGGCAAAAAACCGGTCATTTGTCGGCAAGATGCATCCGCTTGCAAAAATTATGGCGCAATTGACCCTGAATCGCTCAGCAGAGAGTGTGTACGCCGGTCTGGACTACATCCTTTCTTATGCTGAAAAGCCATAG
- a CDS encoding efflux transporter outer membrane subunit produces the protein MNSKALLPICLAATTLAGCSLAPGYVRPTPPVSAQWPASANYGTTYAANPATEGQPDIAAIGWREMFRSPKLQRLIEAALTNNRDLRIATLNIEVARNTYRIQRADLLPSLDASGNYTRQRLSESTSGTGKPDVTSTYAVDIGATAYEVDLFGRVRNLGSRAMNQYLATEEGRKAAQTTLVAEVANAYLTYLADVELLQLTENTLSTRQETHDLIKRSFELGSKSRLDVAQSSMLVEAARASRAQYQRQVEQDKNALTLLVGREIEPELLEPEQLAQVQVMETLPAGIPAVVLLNRPDIRQAEYALKGENANIGAARAAFFPSISLTGSAGYASTSLSDLFLAGSSGVWSFTPKVNLPIFQGGRLRSNLKLAENNRDIALAQYEKAIQTAFREVADALVSRATYTEQLQAQRALVKENEQAKTITKARYAHGIDSHFALLDAERSLYEAQQNEILVHQRSLANLIDLYKALGGGWK, from the coding sequence ATGAACAGTAAAGCGCTGCTCCCGATCTGCCTGGCGGCAACCACCCTCGCGGGCTGTTCGCTGGCGCCTGGCTACGTGCGCCCGACTCCTCCGGTCAGCGCACAATGGCCGGCTTCCGCAAACTACGGAACGACCTACGCGGCAAACCCGGCAACCGAAGGGCAACCGGACATCGCCGCGATCGGATGGCGGGAAATGTTCCGGTCACCGAAGCTGCAACGACTCATCGAAGCGGCCCTGACGAACAACCGTGACCTGCGCATTGCGACGCTCAACATCGAAGTCGCCCGCAACACCTACCGCATCCAGCGGGCAGACTTGCTCCCGTCGCTTGACGCCTCCGGAAACTATACCCGGCAACGGCTCTCCGAAAGTACGAGTGGCACCGGCAAGCCGGATGTAACCTCAACCTATGCTGTCGACATCGGCGCCACCGCCTACGAAGTGGATCTTTTCGGACGGGTACGTAACCTCGGCAGCCGCGCCATGAACCAGTACCTCGCCACGGAAGAGGGACGCAAGGCCGCGCAGACCACGCTGGTCGCCGAGGTCGCGAACGCCTACCTCACCTACCTCGCCGACGTCGAGCTGCTGCAACTGACCGAGAACACCCTCAGTACCCGGCAGGAAACGCACGACCTCATCAAGCGCAGCTTCGAGCTGGGATCAAAGTCGCGTCTGGACGTTGCACAGTCCTCCATGCTCGTCGAAGCCGCCCGTGCAAGCCGCGCGCAGTACCAGCGCCAGGTCGAACAGGACAAGAACGCCCTGACGCTCTTGGTCGGCAGGGAGATCGAACCCGAATTGCTCGAACCGGAACAGCTCGCCCAGGTTCAGGTGATGGAGACGCTCCCCGCAGGCATCCCGGCCGTCGTCCTCCTCAACCGTCCGGACATCCGGCAGGCCGAATACGCACTGAAAGGCGAAAACGCCAACATCGGCGCGGCGCGCGCGGCCTTCTTCCCCAGCATCAGCCTCACCGGTTCGGCAGGATACGCCAGCACAAGCCTTTCGGACCTCTTCCTGGCAGGTTCGAGCGGCGTATGGAGTTTCACTCCGAAAGTGAATCTGCCGATCTTCCAGGGCGGACGACTGCGCTCCAATCTCAAGCTGGCTGAAAACAACCGGGATATCGCCCTCGCCCAATACGAAAAAGCGATCCAGACTGCCTTTCGCGAAGTAGCCGACGCTCTCGTGTCCCGTGCAACCTACACCGAGCAACTGCAAGCCCAGCGTGCGCTGGTGAAGGAAAACGAGCAGGCGAAAACCATCACGAAAGCGCGGTATGCGCACGGAATCGACAGCCACTTCGCGCTCCTCGATGCTGAACGGTCGCTCTACGAAGCGCAGCAGAACGAGATTCTCGTACATCAGCGGAGCCTGGCAAACCTGATCGACCTCTATAAAGCACTCGGCGGCGGCTGGAAATAA
- a CDS encoding efflux RND transporter permease subunit, with translation MSGFFIERPVFAWVISICIMLGGIIAINTLPVEQYPRIAAPTIHINASYPGASAEAVENSVTQVIEQALTGIDHLRYFSSGSDSNGNVTITVTFEPEANPDIAQVQVQNKLQTVMSNLPQQVQQQGISVTKGETGFLMVVGVYSDDGRTDEYAMNDFINSKLLDPLSRVPGVGDIQLFGQPYSMRIWLDPHRLTSFNLTTTEVQEAITAQNADVSAGQLGGTPSVPGQQLNATITAQSRLKSVEDFEKIILKVNTDGSQIRLRDVARVELGVQDYGMTTSFNGKPAAGMAITLATGANALNTANLVKAKMTSLSPLLPPGMKVVYPFDTTPFVKTSIEGVVHTLIEAVILVFFVMFLFLQNFRATLIPTIAVPVVLLGTFGVMSAFGFSINTLSMFAMVLAIGLLVDDAIVVVENVERIMEEERLSPLEATRKSMKQISSALIGIALVLSAVFVPMAFFKGSTGTIYRQFSITIVSAMLLSVLVALILTPALCASILKPLNKDGHIQGSGPLGGFFVWFNRVFNRNRERYVNGARVMTGKVNRSLMAFMLVVMLLGIVFMRIPTSFLPDEDQGFLFIELSTPSGATKERTLESVKVMERYLLDHEKENVESVFSVAGFSFAGQGQNSAMGFVQLKDWAERRKKGQDVASIASRTMGTLSSVKDAMIFAFYPPAVMELGNASGFDLQLLDRTGKGHEALMAARNQLLGMASKDPSLVGVRPNGMEDVPQYKIDIDHEKASAFGVSIADINTTLQTAWGSSYVNDFLHDGRIKKVYMQGDAPYRMNPSDVEFWHVRNAAGEMVPFGSFSSGRWSYGSPKLERFNGISSVNIQGAPAPGVSSGDAMATISRMAEKLPEGFGIEWTGLSYEERAAGQQTLLLYSISLLFVFLCLAALYESWSVPLAVMLVVPLGVLGAVLATFIAGLSNDVYFKVGLLTTVGLTAKNAILIVEFAKTLYDNGMPLKEAALSAAGQRLRPIVMTSMAFILGVTPLAFSSGAGSASQHAIGIGVMGGMFSGTVLAIFFVPLFYILVQSRFTRKPATDMAANQNIKGSNDEQ, from the coding sequence ATGTCCGGATTTTTCATCGAACGGCCAGTATTTGCGTGGGTGATCTCCATCTGCATCATGCTGGGTGGCATCATCGCCATCAACACGCTCCCGGTCGAACAGTACCCGCGCATCGCGGCACCGACCATCCATATTAACGCCTCCTATCCCGGAGCCTCTGCCGAAGCGGTCGAAAACAGCGTCACGCAGGTCATCGAACAGGCGCTCACCGGCATCGACCATCTCCGGTATTTCAGTTCTGGCAGCGATTCGAATGGCAACGTGACCATCACGGTGACCTTCGAGCCCGAAGCCAACCCCGACATCGCACAGGTGCAGGTGCAGAACAAGTTGCAGACGGTCATGTCGAACCTGCCACAGCAGGTACAGCAGCAGGGCATCAGTGTCACCAAGGGCGAAACAGGGTTCCTGATGGTGGTCGGCGTCTATTCGGATGACGGCCGCACCGACGAATACGCCATGAACGATTTCATCAACTCGAAACTGCTCGACCCGCTCAGCCGCGTTCCCGGCGTCGGCGATATCCAGTTGTTTGGCCAGCCCTACTCCATGCGCATCTGGCTCGATCCCCATCGCCTCACGAGTTTCAACCTCACCACCACCGAGGTACAGGAGGCAATCACCGCACAGAACGCGGACGTCTCCGCAGGCCAGCTTGGAGGCACACCATCGGTACCAGGCCAACAGCTGAACGCCACTATTACGGCTCAGTCACGTCTGAAAAGCGTCGAAGATTTCGAAAAAATCATCCTGAAAGTCAATACGGACGGCTCGCAGATCCGCCTCAGGGATGTCGCCCGCGTCGAACTCGGTGTACAAGACTACGGCATGACCACAAGCTTCAACGGCAAACCGGCAGCCGGTATGGCCATCACCCTGGCGACCGGTGCCAATGCACTGAATACTGCCAACCTTGTGAAAGCGAAAATGACATCGCTGAGCCCCCTCCTGCCGCCCGGCATGAAGGTCGTTTACCCGTTCGACACGACGCCGTTCGTCAAGACTTCGATCGAAGGGGTTGTGCACACCCTCATCGAAGCGGTGATCCTTGTTTTCTTTGTCATGTTCCTGTTCCTCCAGAACTTCCGTGCCACGCTGATTCCGACCATCGCAGTTCCCGTCGTGCTGCTTGGTACCTTCGGAGTGATGTCGGCTTTCGGCTTCTCCATCAACACTCTCAGTATGTTCGCCATGGTGCTCGCAATCGGCCTGCTGGTCGATGACGCCATCGTCGTGGTCGAGAACGTCGAACGCATCATGGAGGAAGAGCGCCTCTCACCGCTCGAAGCCACCAGGAAATCGATGAAGCAGATATCAAGCGCTCTGATCGGTATCGCCCTCGTCCTCTCGGCGGTATTCGTGCCGATGGCGTTTTTCAAAGGTTCTACCGGAACGATCTATCGCCAGTTCTCGATCACCATTGTGTCGGCCATGCTGCTTTCGGTGCTGGTCGCACTGATCCTGACCCCTGCACTCTGCGCCAGCATTCTCAAACCGCTCAACAAAGACGGCCACATCCAGGGCAGCGGTCCACTCGGCGGTTTCTTTGTCTGGTTCAACCGCGTGTTCAACCGTAACCGCGAACGATATGTGAACGGCGCACGGGTCATGACCGGTAAAGTCAACCGCTCGCTGATGGCCTTCATGCTGGTTGTGATGCTGCTGGGCATTGTCTTCATGCGCATCCCGACCTCGTTCCTGCCCGACGAAGACCAGGGATTCCTTTTCATCGAACTCTCCACGCCTTCGGGAGCGACCAAGGAGCGGACGCTCGAAAGCGTGAAAGTGATGGAACGCTACCTGCTCGACCATGAGAAAGAGAACGTCGAAAGTGTTTTCAGCGTCGCCGGATTCAGTTTCGCAGGACAAGGCCAAAACTCGGCCATGGGCTTCGTCCAACTCAAGGACTGGGCCGAACGCAGGAAAAAAGGGCAGGATGTGGCCTCGATCGCCAGCAGGACGATGGGCACCCTGTCGAGCGTAAAAGATGCCATGATCTTCGCGTTTTACCCACCAGCCGTCATGGAGCTCGGCAACGCCTCAGGCTTCGACCTCCAGCTGCTCGACCGGACCGGCAAAGGACATGAGGCGCTGATGGCCGCCCGAAACCAGCTCCTGGGCATGGCATCGAAAGATCCTTCGCTGGTCGGCGTCCGACCCAACGGAATGGAGGATGTGCCGCAATACAAAATCGACATCGACCACGAAAAGGCCAGCGCCTTCGGGGTCTCCATCGCCGACATCAACACCACGCTGCAGACCGCCTGGGGCTCCTCCTATGTGAATGACTTCTTGCACGATGGACGCATCAAAAAGGTCTACATGCAGGGAGACGCGCCATACCGGATGAACCCATCAGACGTAGAATTCTGGCACGTCCGTAATGCGGCTGGCGAGATGGTCCCGTTCGGATCGTTTTCAAGCGGCCGTTGGAGCTACGGTTCACCAAAGCTCGAACGGTTCAACGGTATCTCATCGGTCAACATCCAGGGAGCCCCGGCACCCGGCGTCAGCTCTGGCGATGCCATGGCCACCATATCCAGAATGGCGGAAAAACTGCCCGAAGGATTCGGTATCGAATGGACCGGGCTCTCCTACGAAGAGCGTGCCGCCGGCCAGCAGACGCTGCTGCTTTACTCGATCTCCCTGCTCTTCGTTTTCCTGTGCCTTGCCGCCCTGTATGAGAGCTGGAGCGTCCCGCTCGCCGTCATGCTGGTGGTACCGCTTGGCGTCCTGGGCGCGGTTCTGGCGACCTTCATCGCAGGCCTGTCTAACGACGTCTATTTCAAGGTCGGCCTTCTGACGACCGTCGGCCTCACGGCCAAAAACGCGATCCTCATCGTCGAGTTCGCCAAAACCCTCTACGACAACGGTATGCCGCTGAAAGAAGCTGCACTGAGCGCTGCCGGCCAGAGGCTCCGCCCCATCGTCATGACCTCCATGGCCTTCATCCTGGGCGTCACGCCACTCGCGTTCTCATCAGGAGCAGGTTCGGCGAGCCAGCACGCCATCGGCATCGGCGTAATGGGCGGCATGTTTTCCGGAACGGTGCTGGCGATCTTTTTCGTCCCGCTGTTCTACATCCTCGTACAATCCCGGTTTACCAGGAAACCCGCCACCGATATGGCAGCAAACCAAAACATAAAAGGCTCGAACGATGAACAGTAA